CATTTCGGCAAGCTGCTGCGCCGGTCCGGGCTTCTCCACGCTTAGCGTCATGCGCACGATCACGAAGTAGGCCAGAAGAATCGCCATGACGATCAGTTCCATCGCAACGGCGTTGGAGATCGGGGCTTCGGGATAAACGGGATGCACATGTACCGCGCGAAGCAGAGCATCGACGGGCGCGGCGAGGTGGTGATTCAAAAACTGGGTCAGCAAAAGTTGTTCAGGCATAAGTAAAAGGTCTCGAAACGGCTCTTAGATTGTGCCCGCGCGTAGCAGCCTGATCCCCTCGAACGTGAGTGCAAAAATACCCATCGCGAGGCCTGCAGCAAGCGCAAAAACAGAGCCTTCCAGATACTTAAGACTAACATACAGAATGACCAGCGTCAGGCCGAGGCGCATGAAGAACATGATGAGGATCGGCGCCATAGAGGGGCTCTTGCCTTCTTGGTTTTCGAGGTCCATCCGCAGGGCAATGGCGCTCATCAGGCGACGCCACTCCCATAACCCGCTGCCGCTGATAGCTGCGCCGATGAGCACCAGCAGAGCGGACTGCCAACCAGCCTTCCACCAGAAAAGCGGTACCGCCACGACGGTGAGGATGGCAACCAAGCGAATGGCACGGGCGATGGCGTCTTCAAAATGCTTGTCGGTGTAGTCCACTGCTAGTCAGGATCTTTCATGAAGCGCTTTGCCGTGGTGATGATCTGAATAAATCCTGCCGCCGCACCGATGAGGATGCCAAAGATACCGATCCAGGTGGTGTGAAAGTGGCGGTCGGCCCAACTGCCCAGTAGCCAGCCGATGACGCATCCCGCGGGAAGCGCGATGGCTAGCTGAATCATGGATTCGGCTTTGACGAGATCGCCGAGCGCGCCCTTAGGTTTACCGGGTTGTGATTTGGGGTCGCTCATGGCAGACCCTATGGTATCGCGAGTCTCTGGAATGTTTGCCGCGCGCTCACGGTCCGTCGTTTTGAGCCCCGTGGCCGGCGGCAAAGGCCAATCGACCACGGGACGGCTCGTTAGCGGTGACCGCCGCCACCATGTTCGCCGCCGCCACGAGGGGCACCAGGGGCATGCTCGTTGCCGCCATCATGGCCTGCGTTGCCGACATGACCCTGTCCATCACGGGCTTCATTGGCATGGAAGTGGTTGAATGCGGCCTCGCCACGGTTCGGCAAAGGTCCGGCATAGCCGTGATGGGGATCGAAGCGATTATCTACATGACCATAGAAGCCGTGGGGACCGTGAAACCAGGGGCCAGCTCCGATGAACACCCCACCAGTGAACCAGTCTGGCCCGTAATAGCCATAGGGAGCGCAGCTATAGGGAGCATAGTCAAAGTATCCATAGGGACATCCAGGAGGAACCCCGATATTGATGGAAACCTGTGCCGTGGACACGGGCGCGCTGCTCACCAATGCAACAGCAGCGACGGTGGATAAACCAAAAGTTTTCCAATAAGACATACTTCCCTCCTTCTTTCTCTCTCTTTTAGACCCTTGAGACGAGCGTTAAGTTGCGTGTGGATGGATATGCTTTGCGTGACCGAAGTAAGCGGTGGTTTTGTGAGCGGGTGGATATACTTAGCTTTTGCGCGGAATCCGTCCGCTTTGAAGGTCTCCAGTTGTTCGAATCGAAGTTTGAAGAAGAGATGTTTGAGCTGCGGCAGCAGAAGCTGCAGCAGATTACCGCACTGGGTGTCGAGGGTGGCCTGAGCAAGGCTGCGGCCAGCTATCCCAACGGATTTACCTGGACGGCCATGCTACCCGAGGTGCGGGCGCAGTATGACGGCGAGAGCGGCGAAGCGCTGGAGGCTGCAAAGCCGGAGGTGTCCGTCGCCGGGCGCATCATGGCGATCCGCGCGCAGGGCAAGGCTGGCTTTGCCCAACTGCAGCAGAACGGTGTGCGGCTGCAGATCTATGTGCGGCAGGATGCCGTCGGCGAACGCGCCTATGCGATGTACAAGTTGATGGACCTGGGCGACCACGTTGGCGTGAAGGGATATCTCTTCCGCACACGGACGAATGAACTGAGCGTACATGTGACGGAGCTTACCTTCCTCTCGAAGGCCATGCTTCCGCTGCCGGACAAGTTCCACGGTCTGGAGGATGTGGAGCTTCGCTATCGGCAAAGGTATGTCGATCTCTTCTCTGACACCGGAGACTTTGAAGGCGAGGGGGAAGAGGCGAAGCAGACACGTCTTCCTGCACGTGATGTGTTTGTAAAGCGCGCTGCAGTTCTGCGTGCCCTGCGAAAGTTTTTCGACGATCGTGGCTACATCGAAGTCGAAACGCCGATGATGCAGCCGGTTGCGGGTGGCGCTGCGGCGCGTCCGTTCACCACGCATCACAATGCGCTGGATCTTGATTTGTTTTTGCGCATCGCGCCGGAGCTTTATCTGAAGAGGCTCGTTGTGGGCGGCATGGATCGTGTGTACGAGATCAACCGGAACTTCCGCAATGAAGGTGTTTCGACGCGGCACAATCCCGAGTTCACCATGCTGGAGTTTTACCAGGCGTATGCCAACTATCACGACCTGATGCAGATCACGGAGGACCTGGTTTCCTTCGTTGCGAAGGAAGTGAATGGAACGACGATCACAAACTTTGGTGGTCACGAGATAGATCTCGGCAAGTGGACGAAGCTGAGCATGCGCGAGGCGATTGTGAAGTGGTGGCCTGCGGCTGCGGGCGCGGCTCCGGAGCATGGAGATTTTGCGCATCCTGCGAAGATCGATGCGATGGTGATGAGCCTGCGCGCGACAGGCTTGAGCATGCCTTATGTTCCAGCCGATCCATTGGGTAAAACCATCGCCACAATCTTCGAGACGATTACGGAAGAACACCTGATTCAGCCGACAATTATCTACGACTTCCCTCTCGCGGTCAGTCCTCTGAGCAAGGTGAAGCCGGATGAGCCGGAGTGGGTGGAGCGGTTTGAGTTCTACATTGGCGGATTTGAAGTGGGCAACGCCTTCAGCGAGTTGAACGATCCCGTGGACCAGCGTGCGCGTTTCGAGGCGCAGCTTGGCGAGAGAGAACGTGGCGACGACGAGGCGCACCAGATGGATGCGGACTACGTGCGCGCGCTGTCTTATGGCCTTCCGCCCACGGGTGGTGAGGGCATCGGTATCGATCGTTTGACGATGGTGCTGACCGGGGCGAAGTCCATTCGCGATGTCATCCTGTTTCCTCTCTTGAGACCACAAGCCAAAGTAATCCTGACTGCGAGCGAAGAAGAGTCGGGGCCCGCTCAGTGAAGATTCTTTTTGTGGGTGATGTCTTCGGCTCTGCCGGACGGAAGATTGTGGCGGAGCACGTCGGACATGTGATGGAGACACATGAGATCGACCTCCTCGTCATCAACGGTGAGAATGCCGCGGGTGGATTTGGGATTACACCTTCGATTGCAGACGACCTCTTTGACCTGGGCGCGCATGTCATCACGACGGGCAATCACTTCTGGGACAAGCGAGAGCTGCTCGACTACCTGAAGGTCCCGGCAGATTCACACGGACGCGCGCGGCGGATTCTGAGGCCGGCGAACTACCCGCCAAGTACGGCTGGGTACGGCATCTACGAAGGGTCGCTCCCTGCAGGACAGACCTATGCTGTCATCAACCTGCAGGGGCGCGTCTTCATGGCTTCGAATGACGATCCGTTCCGCAAGATCGACGAGATATTGAAGACGATTACGGCCAAGGTGATCTTCGTGGACTTCCACGCCGAAGCCACGAGCGAGAAGGTCGCCATGGGATGGCATCTCGATGGACGCGTGACGGCGATTGTGGGAACGCACACGCATATCCCTACGGCGGACGAACGTGTGTTGCCGGGTGGAACGGCGTATCAAACGGATGTTGGCATGAGCGGACCGTATGACTCTGTGATCGGTGTGGAAACAGACCTGGTATTGCATCGATTCCTGACAGGCATGCCAGGAAAGTTTGAGCCTGCGAAGGGCAATCCCAAGATGTGCGCTCTGGTGGTGGAGTGTGATGGCGGCACGGGCAGGGCGATACGGGTGCAGCGGATTATGTTGGGGGAGTAGAGAGGTTATCCGCTTCGCGCATAACCCACTCATCGCGATAAAGCTGCGATGAATGGGGCACCGAGTCGGTGGTAACACGAAAACGTAAAAGGGCAGCCCGAGGGCTGCCCTTTTTCTTGCTGCGCGATGCTTAGCGCTTGCGGGTGGTGGTGCGATGCGTCGGAGCGGCAGCCTTCGCCTTGGCTACGGGCTCGGCGCCGGTCATGTTGATCATGAGAGGGCTCTGCGTGTAGGAGTCGAAGGTGCCTGTCAGCTCAATGGTCGAACCGACTGCAGGAACCGTCTTGAGAGGCTCCTTCATCGCGAAGGTGAAGTCAGCCTTGGTTGCCTGCTTCGCATCATCCGAAACCGCGAGAGCAACGGAAGAATCAGTAGCGGAGATGACTGTGCCGGAAATGCGGACTTCCTTGCCCTTGACGGGTGCGAAGACCTTGTCTGCCTGCTCGGGCTTGCCGTTGGTGATGATGAATTCACGATCGGCTAGTGCGAGGGTATCCAGGTTCGGCGTGCTGGCCAGCGTCTGGTCGACGTAGTCCTGCGGGGTAGGAGCGGGCTTGATGACCAACGAGTCAGGAACAAAGAGGTTCGCGGCCGCTGCAGTCTTCACAGCGTCGTAGCCCTCGTCGCTTCCGTGGTACTTCTTGTAGCAATAGCTGGCCAGCGGCTGGAAGGTGGGCTTGTACTGGTCGGGTGCAAAGTTCGCCGTACGTGTGGCGTAGAAGGTGCACTTTCTGAGATCAGGCGGTGTCGCACCGTAGTAGGCCTGAGCTAGGAAGAACGTGTCCTGAAGAATTGGACCGGGAGCCTGGGTCTGCTCGATGGGAACGGACTTCAACTCTGACTCGTATGCCGAGATGGCAGTAGGAGAATCCTTACGGGTGAGGGCGTCAATGCCAATCGCCGAATAGAAATAGGGGTTAACCTGCTTCTGGATAGCGGCGAAGTCTGCATCCGGCATATCGGCGGGCTTGGTCGCCTTCAGACCGCGCTGGGCGAAGCCTGCGGCCTTACCGTAAGCAGCCTGCTTGGCGGCGGGATCCGTCGCCTGATCGCCCTGAGCCTTCAAAAGGCTGGTTTCGACAGCGAGAGCGCGGATGTTGTTGGGCGATACCTGCAGCAGGCGGTCGGCAGCGTCAATCGTCTTGGCCGGATCGAAGGTGCTGTAGGCACCCATCAGGAGCTCAAGAACAGAGGTCTTCACGCTGGACTGGGGATACGTGGTGAGGTAAGACTCGAGCGCGGCGGCTTTGGCCTTTGGGTCGGTCTGCGAGGTGGCGTTGGTGTACGCGTTGTACTCAGGCTGCGCCATCTGAACCTGGCCTGCAGCGGCCGGAGCCTGTGCACCCTGGTTGATGTTTACCGCCGACTGCGCGTAGCTGGTTGCTGTGGTTAGTGTTGCGGCCGCCAGCAGGGAGGCAAATACAACCTTCTTCATGTGAAGCTCCTCGAGTCCGGGAAATCTAAGAAAGTGCGTCAATTTTCTTTGTAGCTTTCTTTGTATCAGTTCGTGATGCATTCAGGTAATGATGCGGATTATAAGAATAGCGTTTGATGGGCGCAAGGGATTGATCGCCGAGCGTTTGAGGGAAATGGAAAGCTCCCGACCAAGAGTCTAAAGGACTGGAAGGTAGACCCTCAAACCACAGGAAGTGCTGCAGAACACCTACCAATGGAAATCCTACCTCCTTATCCACAACATATTGGGTTTGGATGTTGATTCCGGCCTACGCGGGCGGATAGCTTGAAAGCAGTCCCAGGCGCGGTATGGCGGCCCACAAGAGTGGTTCGTCCCGTTTTGCATGGTGTGGAGGTTCTTCGGTAGATGCTCAAGCTCAAGCGCGTTCAGATTCTCGGGTTCAAATCGTTCTGCGATCGTACGGATGTTCAGCTCTCGGGCAGCGGCATTGCCGCCGTGGTGGGACCGAACGGATGCGGCAAGTCGAACATCTCCGATGCGATTACGTGGGTGCTGGGTGAACAGAGCGCAAAGAGCCTGCGCGGCATCAAGATGGAGGACGTCATCTTTGCCGGAACGCGCGACCGGAAACCGACCGGTATGGCCGAGGTTTCGCTGACGCTGGTCGACCCTGAGGTCTACGACGGTGCAGTCCCTTCTGCGGACGACGGTCCAGAGATCGTGATGCGAGACGATGTTCCCTCGGACTGGGACGAGAGCGAAGTGCGGGCAAAGTCTGCTGCGGCGACCGAAGAAGCCGTGCAGGAGGCCCAGCCGGGCACGATAGCGGATGGCTCCGAAGAAGCTGGAAAACCTGCGGAAGAGGTTGAAGCAGACGCGGAAGCGACGCAGGGAGCTACCTCTTCGAATGTGATTTTGAAGATTCGGCGGAGAAAGTTCAACCGGACGCCGGTGCGTGCGGGAGAGATCACGGTCACGCGTCGTCTATTTCGTTCGGGCGATAGTGAATACCTTCTGAACGGGAAGATCTGCCGCCTGCGCGATATTCAGGACATCTTCATGGGCACCGGTCTGAGCGGCGAGAACTACGCCATCATCGGGCAGGAGCGCATCGGACAGTTGCTGAGTTCGAAGCCGCTGGATCGCCGTTCGATCATCGAAGAAGCTGCGGGCATTACGCGTTTCAAGACGAAGAAACGGCTTGCAGAGCTTCGTCTGGAAGCGGCGAAGCAAAACCTTGCACGCGTGGACGATATCTTTGAGGAAGTAACGCGACAGATGGCCTCGCTGAAGCGGCAGGCGTCCAAAGCGGAGCGTTACGGTGCTCTGCGAGATGAGTTGCGCACCAAACTGCGCGTCGTGCTCGCAAGTCGTATGGCGCAGATGGATGCCGACCAGGCGGCGACGGCGGAGAAGATTGCCGAGTTGAACGGGCGCATCGACACGCAGGCCGCCAGCGTGGAGACCATGGACGCGGAGCATACCGAAGGCGTACAGCGCGGCTATGCGATGGACGAGCAGATTCGCGACGCCAACCTGCGTGCAAACCAGGCAGCAGTTGACCTGGAGCGCATCGTCTCGCGTACGGGCGCAAACACGGACCGCATCAGCGATCTCGTCTCGCGCATTGCCGGAGGACAGGATGAGCTGGCGCAGATTCGTACACAGCTTGAAGGGCTGGCAGCAGAGAGCACAGGGCTGAAGAGCTTCCTTGAAACGGCGACGGCGGAAACAGCCGCCGCCCGTGCTTTGGCTCAGCAGAAACAGACCGAAGCGGGCGAGGCTGTGCGCGCGGTAAACTCCGCCGAACAGGAGGCCGAGGCTGGCCGACGGCAGACGATGCAATTGCTGCAGCGGGCTTCGCAGACGCGAAACGAAGAGGCGCAGGCCGCAGAAGCGCTGGCGGGGCTTGATCGTGAGTCGCAGAGGCTGAATGCGGAGAGCGATCAGGCGCGGCGCGAACTGGAGGCCCTTGGCCAGCAGCGCGGCCAGGTGAAGATGAGCTTCGAGTCCGTCAACGAGCGGCTGGCGCGGTTGGAACAGGAGATTGCAGAGCTTCGTCTGCAGCTGGAATCCGGGCGCAAGGAAGAGTTGGAGACGCGTCGTCGTGGTGACGGCATGCGCGCCGAAATGGCAACGCTTGTAGGACGTCGGAACTCTTTGCAATCGCTCATCCGCGACCATAGCTACTCCACCGATACGGTGAAGAAGATCTTCAGCGCGAACCAGAAGGGCTCCCCAATGGCTCCGGTGGGAACGCTGGCAGACTTCCTCGAAGTCGAAGGCCAGTACGAGACAGTAGTCGACGAGTTTCTGCGCGATGAGTTGAACTACATCGTCGTAAAGAGCTGGGATGCCGCAGATGCGGGCATGCAGATGTTGAAGGGCGACGTAGATGGACGCGCTACCTTCCTGGTGCATCCGGATGACGCACAGGCACGCGTGAACCACTCTGCCGGTATGTCCGGCAGCATGACCACGGAGATCGCTGGCGTGGTGCCGTTGAAGAACTGCATCAAGGTGCTGGATGGCTTTGGCAAGTCTCTGGAAGTCTTTCTCCCCAAGCTGCGCGAAGGATATGTTGCGCCGGACTCCGAAGTAGCGCGTTCGCTGGCACTGGAGAATCCTGAGGCGTTCTTTCTCTCTCCAAATGGCGAGACCTTCCACAACATCACCGTAACCGGCGGCAAGCAGCGCGCCGAGGGTCCTCTCGCCATCAAGCGCGAGTTGCGCGAGGTCCAGCAGAAGCTGGATGCCGTCGAGATCGAACTTTCGAAGACCGATCTTCACTCCGCCGCGTTGGCACAGCAGATTACGCAGATGCAGGCGGTGTTGGAGTCTAAAAGCGCCGAGCGTCGCGATGCCGAGCGCGAGGCCGCAAACTCCGGTGCTGCCCTGCGACAGATGGAGTCCGAAACGGCACGCATCGAACGCCGAATGCAGGACTGGGCTCTTGCGAGCGAGCGCAATCGCGATGCGCGCGGTGCGAAAGAAGAGTTGAAGGCGCGCAAAGGCGAAGAGGCCGAGCGGATCGACGGCGAGCGCTCTGCGCTGGAAGAGCGCATCAGCGGCATCATGCAGGGCGCTGCTGAGTTGCGCGAGCGCCGCGAAGAGCTGCAACAGGCAGCGGCTGCGGCTTCTGCCGCGCTGGCAGGCCTGGAAGAGCGCCGTCGCAATGCGTCTGCGAACTTTGAACAGAACGATCGACTTCGCAATAACCAGCAACAGCGGTTGATGCAGGTGGAGCAGCAGTTGGCAGCGGCAGCGGCGGAGAAGACTCGCCGCGAAGAGGAAAACGTCTCGCTGGCGATGCAACTGACGGAGCTGACCGGCGTAAGGGAAGAGATGTCGGGCGAAGGCAAGAAGTTAAGCGAAGAGGCTTCCGCTCTGCGGGCATCGCTTGCCGAGCTTGATGGCCGTCTGCGTGCCCTGCGTACGGAGACAGAGGCCTTGCGCGAACAGCGGAGCCAGTTGACGGCCAAAGCTGCGCGACTGGCTACCGAGATCGAGCATCTCGATGCCGCTTCCATCAACGACCTGGGCATCGAGTCTGCGGAACTTCGCGCGGATGAGACGATCATTCGCATCGAGGCGGAGCATCTCGTTGAATCGGAAGAAGAGACGCGTTCGCTCAAGCAAAAGCTTGAAGCCATGGGCCCCGTGAACATGATGGCCTTGGAAGAGTTTGCCGAAGCCTCCGGGCGGCATAGCTTCCTGGAAGGGCAGCGCAAGGACCTGCTGGATTCGATCGAGAATACGCAGATGTCCATCAAGGAAATTGACGAGATCTCGAAGCTGAAATTCGATGAAGCGTTTGCTCTGATCAACACGAATTTTGCTGAGACGTTCACTAAGCTCTTTGGCGGCGGACAGGCGTATATGAAGCTGACGGACGAGGCGAACTCGGCGGAGAGCGGCATCGACCTGGTAGCTTCGCCGCCGGGCAAGAAGCCGCAGAACGTGCTGCTGCTTTCGGGTGGTGAGAAGGCGCTGACTGCTCTTTCTCTTCTGGTCGGTATCTTCCAGTTCCAGCCGAGTCCCTTCTGCGTGCTGGACGAAGTGGATGCTCCGCTGGATGAAGCCAACGTGGTGCGCTTCTCCAGGCTGATTCATGACATGAGCCGGGAGACGCAGTTCATCGTCATCACCCATCACAAGCGGACGATGACCGAAGCAGACGTGATCTACGGCGTCACCATGCAGGAACCGGGCGTGTCGAAGATCGTTTCCGTGAACATCAATCGCGCCGAACCACGGCGTGCGGTCGCCTAGTGGCTACACTCCTCCATCCCGATCTTTCTCCCCGTAAGCCGTGGCTCACGGGCAAGGTGCGCGATCTCTACGAGGTTGGCGAAGACCATCTTCTTTTTGTTGCCAGCGACCGAATCTCAGCCTTCGATCACGTCCTTGGAAGCGGTGTGCCGGACAAAGGCAAGGTGCTCACACAGATCTCGCTCTTCTGGTTTGAACATCTGCGTGCTCTCGTACCAAACCACCTGATCACGGCGAAGGTCGCAGAGTATCCCGAAGACCTTCGCCAATACGCGGACCAGCTCGAAGGCCGGTCCATGCTGGTGAAGCGAGCGAAGATGTTTCCCGTGGAGTGCGTGGCTCGTGGGTATCTCTCCGGCTCCGGATGGAAGGATTACCAGGAGACGGGTACCGTCTGCGGCATTTCCCTGCCTTCCGGCCTGCGGGAGAGCGAAGAACTTCCGGAGCCGATCTTTACCCCTGCGGCTAAGAACCACTCCGGCCATGACGAAAATATTGGCTTCGATGCCGTGGTCGCCGCGCTCGGCGGGGAGACAGCTGAAGCTCTGCGGACGCTAACGCTGGATATCTACAGGGCGGCTTCGCAGCATGCGCGCACCAAGGGCCTGCTGCTGGCGGATACGAAGTTTGAGTTTGGCCTGATCGAAGACGCGAGCGGCACACCCCGTATTACCCTTGCGGACGAGGTGCTAACGCCAGACTCCTCGCGCTACTGGCCGATCGACGGATACGCTCCCGGAGGCGCGCAACCCTCGTTCGACAAGCAGTTTGTACGCGACTATCTGGAAAGCATTCGCTGGAACAAACAGGAGCCTGCACCCTCGCTGCCGGATGATGTGGTGGAGCGCACACGGGAGAAGTATCTGGCGGCATTTCACATGCTGACGGACAAGTCCGCTCTGGATTCACCCCAGGGGCCCTAAAGCGATGCAGACGTTCCTGCACCACCTGAACGTGCTCGACTGGATTTTTTTGGGTGCGCTATTAACTTCTGTGGTCATGGGGTTTCTCCGAGGCCTGGTTCGATCCTTATGCTCACTGGCAGGCATAGTCGTTGGCATTGTGCTGGCGGGGTGGTATGCGCAGAAGTTGAGTCTTCCGCTGGGGCGATGGATTACACCTCCGCTGGCGGCGCAGGTGGTGGCTTTTCTTGCGATTTCGCTGGGAACCATGCTGCTTTTCGCGCTGGCGGGACGGATTATTCGAGGGACGATGCAAGTCGTTGGTCTTGGCTTTGCAGACCGCTGTGCGGGCGCGCTGTTCGGGCTTCTGCGGGGTTATCTGGTGGTGGCGGCGACGCTGCTCCCCCTTGCCGGATATCTGCCACAAACAGACCTGGCGAAAAGATCTTTCTTACTTCCAAGTTTCCTTGAGGGCGCTCATGAGATATCCTTCGTCTTGCCACGCAACTTTATGGACCGCATTGCTGGAAGCCTCCTGCGCCTAAGACAGGAGAACCATCGATAAGACCCGCCAAAGTGTAGAGGTATACTGGCACCCCGGTGCGATGATCTGAATTTTGAGGTGAGTCCGAGTGAAGCGCGAGTTGGATAACCTGGTTTCTCATATGTACGCCACCGGCATGAGCTATACGGACGCGGTCCGCGAGTTCAAACGTCGCTATCTCCTTGAAGTGCTTGCGCGCCATCGCGGCAACCAGTGCAAAGCCGCCGAAGAACTGGGCATGCACCGCAATACGCTGAGCCGCACTCTGACCGAGTTGCATCTGGACTCCGCTGAGATCCGCAACGGTATGAAGCGGCCTTCGCGCAGTGAACGGCCTGACCGAGCACGAATTCAGCCGATTTCTATTGCACGATAAGTCTCGAGCGCCGTCTAATCCACAGGTATGACGATGGATTCTCCTTCGATGCGCAGATGCGCGTGCCGCTTTGTGCACGCGATTTGCTGTGTCTGCTTGTGCGGTACGGCGGTGTTTTCGCCTGTGCTGCGGGCCCGGGCGGACACGACGAAGGAAGCGTCCCAGAAAGTTTCCGCAAAAGACGCCAACGCTGCGGAAGCCGTTTACATGGACGGCGCCAAGCGATTTAAAGCGGGAGACTTTGCCGAAGCAGAGAAGCTTTTTGCACGCGCGGCGCAGCTGAATCCGCAACATAACGAATATGTGCTGGGCCTTACGACCGCACGTCAGCGAAGGGCCGCGCAGCTGGTGCAGCAGGCGGCACTCGAAAGGCAAAGGGGACACGATCAGCAGGCGAATTCCCTGCTGTCACAGGCGCGCGTCCTGAGCCCCGACGATCCACTGGTGCAGCAGCACTTTGCCAGCGCGCCTGCGGAGACACCGGGACTCTTGCATGAAGTGCTCGCGGGAGAGATCGTTCTGCAGCCGTTGGCGGCGCGGCAGACCTTCCACCTTCGTTCCGATACGCGAAGCATCCTGCAACAGGTTGCACAAAAGTACGGTCTGCGCGTGAGCTATGACGCCGGGGTCACCTCCAAGCCCATTCGTCTCGATCTTGAGGACGTGACCTACGACCAGGCGATGCCGATCGTCCTCATGATGACGAAGCTGATGGCGATTCCCCTCGATGAGAAAACCATTCTGGTCGCAGAGGACACGCCGGGAAACCGGGAGCGGTTGGAGCGGCAAATGGAGGAGATGGTCTCTCTCCCCGGGTTGACCACCGAGCAGCTCAACGATATCGGCAATATCGTTCG
This genomic stretch from Terriglobus saanensis SP1PR4 harbors:
- a CDS encoding AtpZ/AtpI family protein — translated: MVDWPLPPATGLKTTDRERAANIPETRDTIGSAMSDPKSQPGKPKGALGDLVKAESMIQLAIALPAGCVIGWLLGSWADRHFHTTWIGIFGILIGAAAGFIQIITTAKRFMKDPD
- the lysS gene encoding lysine--tRNA ligase, with the translated sequence MFESKFEEEMFELRQQKLQQITALGVEGGLSKAAASYPNGFTWTAMLPEVRAQYDGESGEALEAAKPEVSVAGRIMAIRAQGKAGFAQLQQNGVRLQIYVRQDAVGERAYAMYKLMDLGDHVGVKGYLFRTRTNELSVHVTELTFLSKAMLPLPDKFHGLEDVELRYRQRYVDLFSDTGDFEGEGEEAKQTRLPARDVFVKRAAVLRALRKFFDDRGYIEVETPMMQPVAGGAAARPFTTHHNALDLDLFLRIAPELYLKRLVVGGMDRVYEINRNFRNEGVSTRHNPEFTMLEFYQAYANYHDLMQITEDLVSFVAKEVNGTTITNFGGHEIDLGKWTKLSMREAIVKWWPAAAGAAPEHGDFAHPAKIDAMVMSLRATGLSMPYVPADPLGKTIATIFETITEEHLIQPTIIYDFPLAVSPLSKVKPDEPEWVERFEFYIGGFEVGNAFSELNDPVDQRARFEAQLGERERGDDEAHQMDADYVRALSYGLPPTGGEGIGIDRLTMVLTGAKSIRDVILFPLLRPQAKVILTASEEESGPAQ
- a CDS encoding TIGR00282 family metallophosphoesterase, whose product is MKILFVGDVFGSAGRKIVAEHVGHVMETHEIDLLVINGENAAGGFGITPSIADDLFDLGAHVITTGNHFWDKRELLDYLKVPADSHGRARRILRPANYPPSTAGYGIYEGSLPAGQTYAVINLQGRVFMASNDDPFRKIDEILKTITAKVIFVDFHAEATSEKVAMGWHLDGRVTAIVGTHTHIPTADERVLPGGTAYQTDVGMSGPYDSVIGVETDLVLHRFLTGMPGKFEPAKGNPKMCALVVECDGGTGRAIRVQRIMLGE
- the smc gene encoding chromosome segregation protein SMC; protein product: MLKLKRVQILGFKSFCDRTDVQLSGSGIAAVVGPNGCGKSNISDAITWVLGEQSAKSLRGIKMEDVIFAGTRDRKPTGMAEVSLTLVDPEVYDGAVPSADDGPEIVMRDDVPSDWDESEVRAKSAAATEEAVQEAQPGTIADGSEEAGKPAEEVEADAEATQGATSSNVILKIRRRKFNRTPVRAGEITVTRRLFRSGDSEYLLNGKICRLRDIQDIFMGTGLSGENYAIIGQERIGQLLSSKPLDRRSIIEEAAGITRFKTKKRLAELRLEAAKQNLARVDDIFEEVTRQMASLKRQASKAERYGALRDELRTKLRVVLASRMAQMDADQAATAEKIAELNGRIDTQAASVETMDAEHTEGVQRGYAMDEQIRDANLRANQAAVDLERIVSRTGANTDRISDLVSRIAGGQDELAQIRTQLEGLAAESTGLKSFLETATAETAAARALAQQKQTEAGEAVRAVNSAEQEAEAGRRQTMQLLQRASQTRNEEAQAAEALAGLDRESQRLNAESDQARRELEALGQQRGQVKMSFESVNERLARLEQEIAELRLQLESGRKEELETRRRGDGMRAEMATLVGRRNSLQSLIRDHSYSTDTVKKIFSANQKGSPMAPVGTLADFLEVEGQYETVVDEFLRDELNYIVVKSWDAADAGMQMLKGDVDGRATFLVHPDDAQARVNHSAGMSGSMTTEIAGVVPLKNCIKVLDGFGKSLEVFLPKLREGYVAPDSEVARSLALENPEAFFLSPNGETFHNITVTGGKQRAEGPLAIKRELREVQQKLDAVEIELSKTDLHSAALAQQITQMQAVLESKSAERRDAEREAANSGAALRQMESETARIERRMQDWALASERNRDARGAKEELKARKGEEAERIDGERSALEERISGIMQGAAELRERREELQQAAAAASAALAGLEERRRNASANFEQNDRLRNNQQQRLMQVEQQLAAAAAEKTRREEENVSLAMQLTELTGVREEMSGEGKKLSEEASALRASLAELDGRLRALRTETEALREQRSQLTAKAARLATEIEHLDAASINDLGIESAELRADETIIRIEAEHLVESEEETRSLKQKLEAMGPVNMMALEEFAEASGRHSFLEGQRKDLLDSIENTQMSIKEIDEISKLKFDEAFALINTNFAETFTKLFGGGQAYMKLTDEANSAESGIDLVASPPGKKPQNVLLLSGGEKALTALSLLVGIFQFQPSPFCVLDEVDAPLDEANVVRFSRLIHDMSRETQFIVITHHKRTMTEADVIYGVTMQEPGVSKIVSVNINRAEPRRAVA
- a CDS encoding phosphoribosylaminoimidazolesuccinocarboxamide synthase — protein: MATLLHPDLSPRKPWLTGKVRDLYEVGEDHLLFVASDRISAFDHVLGSGVPDKGKVLTQISLFWFEHLRALVPNHLITAKVAEYPEDLRQYADQLEGRSMLVKRAKMFPVECVARGYLSGSGWKDYQETGTVCGISLPSGLRESEELPEPIFTPAAKNHSGHDENIGFDAVVAALGGETAEALRTLTLDIYRAASQHARTKGLLLADTKFEFGLIEDASGTPRITLADEVLTPDSSRYWPIDGYAPGGAQPSFDKQFVRDYLESIRWNKQEPAPSLPDDVVERTREKYLAAFHMLTDKSALDSPQGP
- a CDS encoding CvpA family protein, with the translated sequence MQTFLHHLNVLDWIFLGALLTSVVMGFLRGLVRSLCSLAGIVVGIVLAGWYAQKLSLPLGRWITPPLAAQVVAFLAISLGTMLLFALAGRIIRGTMQVVGLGFADRCAGALFGLLRGYLVVAATLLPLAGYLPQTDLAKRSFLLPSFLEGAHEISFVLPRNFMDRIAGSLLRLRQENHR
- a CDS encoding helix-turn-helix domain-containing protein, which codes for MKRELDNLVSHMYATGMSYTDAVREFKRRYLLEVLARHRGNQCKAAEELGMHRNTLSRTLTELHLDSAEIRNGMKRPSRSERPDRARIQPISIAR